Proteins encoded by one window of Ulvibacter sp. MAR_2010_11:
- a CDS encoding mechanosensitive ion channel family protein has protein sequence MDKFQDIDIYIEEYGQKLIDFLPNILAAILLLVVGMWIIRMINKLVTRFFDKKEFDVTLEKFIANLIKWGLRILLFVLVITQLGVESASLVAIVGAAGLAIGLALQGSLANFAGGVLILLLKPFKVGDFIKAQGVEGNVKEITIFHTLLTTFGNQIAILPNGKLSNDNIINYTKEGIRREAITLGISYNCDIKLAKEILLNLIMEQELVLKLDDKMPMVAVLELADSSVNLTVRYWTRNEDFWSVKFYTLEEGKRRLEEAGIVIPFPQRDVHHYNVIENQRE, from the coding sequence ATGGATAAATTTCAAGATATCGATATCTACATAGAAGAATACGGTCAAAAATTAATTGACTTTCTGCCCAACATCCTTGCGGCCATATTGCTGCTGGTTGTAGGAATGTGGATTATAAGAATGATAAATAAACTGGTGACACGCTTTTTTGATAAAAAGGAATTCGATGTTACCTTGGAAAAGTTTATTGCAAATCTTATAAAATGGGGGCTCAGAATTTTACTCTTCGTTTTAGTGATTACTCAATTGGGTGTAGAATCTGCTTCCCTGGTAGCGATTGTGGGTGCTGCAGGTCTTGCGATTGGTTTGGCCTTGCAAGGTTCTCTCGCTAATTTTGCCGGAGGGGTCTTAATTTTGCTCTTAAAACCCTTTAAAGTAGGGGATTTTATAAAAGCACAAGGCGTGGAAGGCAATGTAAAAGAAATAACCATTTTTCATACCCTGCTAACCACTTTTGGTAATCAGATTGCAATTCTTCCTAACGGGAAGCTTTCTAATGACAATATTATTAATTATACCAAGGAAGGAATTCGCCGTGAAGCAATTACATTGGGAATTAGTTATAATTGTGACATAAAACTCGCCAAGGAAATTTTGTTAAATTTAATTATGGAACAGGAACTAGTATTAAAATTGGATGATAAAATGCCGATGGTAGCTGTTTTGGAACTGGCGGATAGTTCGGTGAACCTTACTGTACGATATTGGACAAGAAATGAAGATTTCTGGAGTGTTAAGTTTTACACGCTGGAAGAAGGAAAGAGGCGTTTGGAAGAAGCAGGAATCGTGATTCCTTTCCCCCAAAGAGATGTTCATCATTACAATGTAATTGAAAATCAAAGAGAATAA
- a CDS encoding NifU family protein: MPHFNIHIQPTNNENIVKFVADSFLTQATSYEYKNIDEAKSSPIAQQLFHLPFVKTVYISQNFIAIEKYNIVSWKDVENEVATAISEYLNEGKPVLIETETTKKIPVTVYAESTPNPSVMKFVANKPLATGTFEFKNIDEAIHAPLAKELFTFPFVKEVFISANYVSVMKYEVAEWQEISMEVREFIRKYIENDKPILLDAMLQKQETAIKGNSEVKNNDTESYSEIDKEIIAILDEYVKPAVASDGGHIAFDSFDEETKTVRVILQGACSGCPSSTLTLKNGIETMLADMLNGRVTTVEAING, from the coding sequence ATGCCTCATTTTAACATTCATATACAACCCACGAATAACGAAAATATTGTAAAATTTGTGGCCGATTCCTTTTTAACTCAAGCTACTAGCTACGAATATAAGAACATTGATGAGGCCAAATCCAGCCCTATAGCCCAACAGCTTTTTCACCTTCCGTTCGTAAAGACCGTCTATATTTCTCAAAATTTTATCGCCATTGAAAAATACAATATTGTTAGCTGGAAAGATGTTGAAAATGAGGTAGCTACCGCCATTTCGGAGTATTTAAATGAAGGAAAGCCTGTGCTTATTGAAACAGAAACTACAAAAAAAATACCGGTGACTGTCTATGCCGAAAGTACTCCCAATCCTTCGGTTATGAAATTTGTGGCAAACAAACCTTTGGCGACAGGAACTTTTGAATTTAAGAACATAGATGAAGCTATTCACGCCCCGTTGGCAAAGGAATTATTTACTTTCCCATTTGTGAAGGAAGTGTTTATCAGCGCTAATTATGTGTCGGTGATGAAATATGAGGTTGCCGAATGGCAGGAAATTTCGATGGAAGTTCGAGAATTTATTCGAAAATACATTGAGAACGACAAGCCGATTTTGCTAGATGCTATGCTTCAGAAACAGGAAACCGCAATTAAAGGGAATTCCGAAGTAAAAAATAATGATACTGAATCCTATTCAGAAATCGACAAAGAAATTATTGCCATCCTCGATGAATATGTAAAACCTGCTGTAGCAAGTGACGGCGGACATATTGCGTTCGATTCGTTTGATGAAGAAACCAAGACAGTTCGTGTTATTCTACAGGGAGCGTGTAGCGGCTGTCCTTCCTCAACACTTACCTTAAAAAATGGCATAGAAACTATGCTCGCAGATATGCTTAACGGCCGCGTTACAACTGTAGAAGCCATAAACGGTTAA
- a CDS encoding dodecin family protein: MSVLKVIEVLANSNKSWEDATRNAVKHAAKSVKNIRSVYVNEQSAMVSNNDITEFRVNVKITFEVN, translated from the coding sequence ATGTCTGTATTAAAAGTAATTGAAGTTTTGGCAAATTCTAATAAAAGCTGGGAGGATGCTACAAGAAATGCCGTAAAACACGCTGCGAAAAGTGTAAAAAATATTCGGTCTGTTTACGTAAATGAGCAAAGCGCTATGGTCAGTAATAACGACATTACAGAATTTAGAGTGAATGTGAAAATCACATTTGAAGTAAATTAA
- a CDS encoding thioredoxin domain-containing protein, with protein MMRFYLSLSAVFLLLFSCTTSKKEILETHAYTNELINETSPYLLQHAHNPVNWRAWNEATLQKAKTEKKLMIVSIGYAACHWCHVMEHESFEDSTVAAVMNAKFVSVKVDREERPDVDQIYINAVQLMTGSAGWPLNVITLPDGRPVWGGTYFKKDEWINAIERIQEIYETEPEKLEEYANRLEEGIKSMDLISFNTNAMNFKTYPTADIIRSWEKTFDHQFGGYKRAPKFMMPNNYHYLLRYAFQENDKELLDYVQLTLNKMAYGGVYDQMGGGFSRYSVDEKWHVPHFEKMLYDNAQMVSLYSDAYLATQQPLYQEIVMETLDFIAREMTNAEGAFYSSLDADSKTATGKLEEGAYYIYTKEELQQLLGEDFELFKDYYNVNSFGKWENNHYVLIRDQSDAEFISEAEITSELLQQKKQQWKKVLLAYRNKRDKPRLDDKTLTSWNGLMIKGYVDAYKAFQQKEYLDAALKNAKFIAGKQLQNNGALFHNYKDGKSTINGYLEDYAAVIEAYIALYEVTMDEQWIIKAKKMTDYTFDYFFDEEKHMFYFTSKEDAKLVTRNFEYRDNVIPASNSIMAKNLFKLSHFFDNPRYGETSRQMLTNVQPEMEQYPSGFSNWMDLLSNYQSKFFEIVVVGGNASEKINEINQYYIPNKLVAGSTKESGDYLLEGRYVEGETFIYVCVNNTCKLPVKETKQAIESIKNF; from the coding sequence ATGATGCGATTTTACCTATCTCTTAGCGCAGTATTCCTGCTCCTTTTTTCATGTACTACTTCTAAAAAAGAAATTTTGGAAACCCACGCCTATACCAACGAATTAATAAATGAAACTAGTCCGTATTTATTGCAACACGCGCACAATCCCGTGAATTGGCGTGCTTGGAATGAAGCAACCTTACAAAAGGCAAAGACTGAAAAAAAACTAATGATAGTGAGCATTGGTTATGCCGCGTGTCATTGGTGCCATGTGATGGAACATGAAAGTTTTGAAGATTCTACCGTGGCAGCGGTTATGAATGCAAAATTTGTTTCGGTAAAAGTCGATCGTGAAGAACGTCCGGATGTTGACCAAATCTACATAAATGCGGTCCAATTAATGACGGGTAGCGCCGGTTGGCCCTTAAATGTAATCACCTTACCCGATGGTCGTCCTGTTTGGGGTGGCACTTACTTTAAAAAGGATGAATGGATAAATGCCATTGAACGCATTCAGGAAATTTACGAAACTGAACCCGAAAAATTGGAGGAATACGCCAATAGGTTGGAAGAGGGAATTAAAAGCATGGATTTGATTAGTTTCAACACCAATGCGATGAATTTTAAAACCTATCCTACTGCCGATATTATAAGATCATGGGAAAAAACCTTCGATCATCAATTTGGAGGGTATAAGCGTGCTCCCAAATTTATGATGCCCAACAACTATCATTATTTACTGCGTTATGCGTTTCAGGAAAACGACAAAGAGCTTTTAGATTATGTACAGCTCACCCTCAATAAGATGGCGTATGGCGGAGTATATGACCAAATGGGTGGTGGATTTTCCCGGTACAGTGTCGATGAAAAATGGCATGTGCCACATTTTGAAAAAATGCTCTATGACAATGCACAAATGGTAAGCTTGTACAGCGATGCCTATTTGGCTACACAACAACCGTTGTATCAGGAAATTGTAATGGAAACATTGGACTTTATTGCACGGGAAATGACAAATGCTGAAGGTGCATTTTACTCTTCTTTGGATGCCGACAGCAAAACAGCAACCGGTAAACTGGAAGAAGGTGCTTATTATATTTATACCAAAGAGGAATTACAGCAATTGTTGGGTGAAGATTTCGAGCTTTTCAAAGACTATTATAACGTTAATAGCTTCGGAAAGTGGGAAAACAATCATTATGTGTTGATTCGCGATCAAAGTGATGCCGAATTTATTTCGGAAGCAGAAATTACGTCAGAACTGCTTCAGCAAAAAAAACAGCAATGGAAAAAAGTATTGTTAGCGTACCGAAACAAACGTGACAAACCGCGTCTTGACGATAAAACACTCACCTCGTGGAACGGACTAATGATAAAAGGGTATGTAGATGCGTACAAGGCATTTCAGCAAAAGGAATATTTGGATGCTGCATTAAAAAACGCAAAGTTTATCGCCGGTAAACAATTACAGAACAATGGCGCATTGTTTCACAATTATAAGGATGGAAAGAGCACTATCAACGGTTATTTAGAAGATTATGCCGCTGTAATTGAAGCCTATATTGCGCTTTATGAAGTGACGATGGATGAGCAGTGGATAATCAAAGCTAAAAAGATGACCGATTATACCTTCGATTACTTTTTTGATGAAGAAAAGCACATGTTCTATTTTACTTCTAAAGAGGATGCCAAATTGGTTACCCGAAACTTTGAATACCGTGACAATGTAATTCCGGCTTCCAATTCTATTATGGCTAAAAATCTCTTTAAGTTGTCGCATTTTTTCGACAATCCCCGTTATGGAGAGACAAGCAGGCAGATGCTTACCAATGTGCAGCCTGAAATGGAACAATATCCTTCGGGTTTTTCAAATTGGATGGATTTACTTTCTAATTATCAATCGAAATTTTTTGAAATCGTGGTTGTTGGAGGTAATGCTTCAGAAAAAATCAATGAAATCAATCAATACTATATTCCAAATAAATTAGTTGCGGGAAGCACCAAAGAAAGTGGTGATTATTTACTGGAAGGACGTTATGTTGAAGGAGAGACCTTTATTTATGTGTGTGTAAATAATACATGTAAACTTCCGGTGAAAGAAACGAAACAAGCAATTGAATCTATTAAAAATTTCTAA